Below is a genomic region from Persicimonas caeni.
ACCGCGCAACCCTGCTTCGCGCGCTCCTCTTTGGACAGCTCGTCCCACTCGATCTCGTCGAAGCCGGCCATGTCGTCGGCCAGATCGTCGAGCTGGTCATCGTCGAAGTCGATGACGTCCTCGCACGTCTTCTTGCCCACCGACACCGCCGCCGAATGGAAGCCGAGCCACGAGCTGAAGGCCTGGTCGCCAAAATGCGAGTGATTGCGCAAGACCAGGTCGAGGTAGTGTGGGTTGTCGAAGCTGTAGGCGCCGGCCGGGTCGGTCGGCCCCTGCGGAATGGGCGCGCGCACCACCGGGCTGAGCAGGTCGGTGGGGATCGCTTCGAGATCGTCCTTCTCGTCGGTGCGTGTGAGAAAGGTCGAGATATCGTGCTCGACGCGGTTCCACGGCACCAGGTTATCGGTCTCGCAGGCGTCCTCGGCCACGTCGCCGATCACTCCGCCGGCGTCGTCGGGCTCGCCTGTGAGCCACAGCCACGCCTCGTAGGTGAGCCCGTCGGCGCCGATGCGGCTCAGCCCGCGGATGGGGCCGTATTTGGACATGTGGTCGGGCAGCGCGGCGTAGTCGCCCAGGCTCGCGGCGAGGTCGCCGCTTTGGTGCGGCGGCGCCTCGAGCCGGTTCAAGCCCGACTCGAGCTGCTTGTAGCCGTCGTCGCAGTAGGGCTTGTCCCACTTCTCGGGACACGCCAGCGCCAGCGCCAGGTAACGGGCCAGCGTCTCGTTGGAGGTGTCGCCCTCTTGGATGTGCGCGCCCAGGCGTGTCTGCGCCTCCAGGCAGGCGCGGTCGGTGAAGTAGGTGTGCTCGATATAGTCGTAGGCGTGCGTCGTTGAGGCGCTGAGAACGACGAGGGCGAAGGCGAGGCCGGCGAGGGCGCCGTTGGCGAATCGGTGCGGCGAAGACATCTGCGTGATCACGTCGTGGAGAGACGGAATGAATGACGGTTCACAGATACGTGAACTCGTGAGCAATGTCGAGAATGGGTGATGTCTACTGGAGTCGTGATCGTGATCGTGATCGTGATCGGTTGTTGTCATTCGAGGGGGTGAAACAGCCGATCACGATCACGACGACGATCACGATCACGACGACGATCACGATCACGGGATCGTGGGCGTTGTTTTGAGTGCCTTTGCGAGGGACTGGATCTCGGCCGACAGTGACCGGTCTTCATCTACGAAGGCGCTGCGCGCCCTCACCCAATGAGCTATATTTTGTGAGCTCTCGCAGAAGTCGTCCCTCTCGAACCCTCCCACCAATTCGAAGCCCTGCACGAGCACCATCGCCTCGATGGCGAGTACTTCGTAGAGCCGTTCGAGCAGCTGCGAGGCGCGCAGCGCGGAAATGGTGCCCATGGTGACGACGTCTTGGTTGTTGGCGTTGGTGGGCACCGACTGGATGGAGGCGGGCGACGACTTGGTGCGCATCTCGGCGATGAGGGCGCTGGCGGTGACCTGCGCGCCCATAAAGCCGCTGTTCAGCCCGGTGTGGTTGCCCTGCATGAAGGCGGGCAGGCCGCCGTTGAGCGTGGGGTCGGTGACGCGGGCGACGGCGCGCTCGGCGTGCACGGCGAGCTTGATGATGGCGTTGGACAGCGCGTCGGAGGCAAACGAGATGTGCTGGCCGTAGAAGTTGCCGCCGTGGACGACGCGGCCGTTTTCGACGTCGAAGACGGGGTTGTCGGTCACCGAGTCGAGCTCGCGGGCGACGGTCTGGCCGTGGAAGTCGAGGGTGTCGAGTACGGCGCCGAAGAGCTGCGGGATACAGCGCAGCGTGTAGGCGTCCTGGGGCAGATCGCGGCCGTGGTCGACGGGGCCGTCGCCAGCCAGATCGAGGCGCGCGGGCTCGTCGGGGATGGGCTGGAGGCGCGCGCTCGACGCGGAGAGCGCCATCAAGCGCTCGTGGACGCTCCCCTGGCCGGGGTGCGGGCGCAGCCTGCCGAGCAGCGGGTCCCACGCCTCGCGCCGGCCTTCGAGCAGCTCGGCGTAGAGGACGGCCAGGCGCAGGGCGAGGTCGAAGGCCCTGTCGGTGTCGGTTTGATTGACCAGCGCGAGGCCGGTCATCGCCGAGGTGCCGTTGACGAGTCCCAGCCCTTCTTTATGGGCGATGTCGAGCGGCTCGAGGCCGACCTCGTCGAAGACCTCGGCCGCCGGACGGCGTTGGCCGTCGTACATGACGTCGGCCTCGCCCAAGAGCGCCAGGGCCATGTGGGCCAGCGGAGTCAGGTCGCCGCTGGCGCCGACGGTGCCGAGCGAGGGGATCACCGGCAAAATGTCGTGCTCGAGGCAGTCGAGGATGAGCTCGACGGCCCGCGGCCGCACCGCCGAGGCGCCGCGCGACAGGCTCACCGCCCGAGCGAACATCAGAGCGCGCACGTAGACCGGGGCGAAGGGCTCTCCGACGCCGGTGGCCAGGTGGTAGATCAGCTTGCGCTGCAGCTCGGCGGACTGGGCGGGGTCGATATATTGGGTCGCCAGCGGCCCGTAGCCGGTGGTCACGCCGTAGACGCGGCGTTTTTCGGCGACCATGCGGTCGAGCAGCTCGCGCGAGGCGAGCATGCGTTCGCGTGCGGCGGGGCTCAGCTCGACGCGGCGGCGGCCGCGAACGACGTCGATGGCTTGTTGGACGGTGACGGAGTGATGCGGGTCGAGTGCGAGCGCTCGGCTCATACAGCTTCCTCGAAGGTGCCGATATCGGGCAACGAGCGCAGCTCGTCGCGAAGAACTTTGCCGGCGCCGTTTCGGGGCAATTCGTCGACCACGAAGAGACGCCGGGGACATTTGTACCGCGCCAGAGACTGGGAACAAAACGCCACGATGGCCTCCAGCGAGATTTCGTCGCCCGCATCGTCTTCTTCGGGGACCACGGCGCAGCAGACCTGCTCGCCCCAGAAGTCGTCGTCGACGCCGAAGACGGCCGCTTCGGCGACGCCCGGCATCTGCCCGAGGACGCGCTCGACCTCGGCCGGGTACACGTTTTCGCCGCCGGTGATGATCATGTCGCGGCGCCGGCCGACGATCGTGTAGCGGCCGTCTGCGTCCTGCCGGGCGATGTCGCCGCTGTGGAACCACCCGCAGCGAAGAGCGCGGGCGGTCGCCTGCGGGTTTCGCCAGTAGCCCTTCATGACGTTCGGGCCGCGCAGGATGAGCTCGCCGGCCTCGCCGGGCGCGACGTCGCGCCCCTCG
It encodes:
- a CDS encoding HAL/PAL/TAL family ammonia-lyase is translated as MSRALALDPHHSVTVQQAIDVVRGRRRVELSPAARERMLASRELLDRMVAEKRRVYGVTTGYGPLATQYIDPAQSAELQRKLIYHLATGVGEPFAPVYVRALMFARAVSLSRGASAVRPRAVELILDCLEHDILPVIPSLGTVGASGDLTPLAHMALALLGEADVMYDGQRRPAAEVFDEVGLEPLDIAHKEGLGLVNGTSAMTGLALVNQTDTDRAFDLALRLAVLYAELLEGRREAWDPLLGRLRPHPGQGSVHERLMALSASSARLQPIPDEPARLDLAGDGPVDHGRDLPQDAYTLRCIPQLFGAVLDTLDFHGQTVARELDSVTDNPVFDVENGRVVHGGNFYGQHISFASDALSNAIIKLAVHAERAVARVTDPTLNGGLPAFMQGNHTGLNSGFMGAQVTASALIAEMRTKSSPASIQSVPTNANNQDVVTMGTISALRASQLLERLYEVLAIEAMVLVQGFELVGGFERDDFCESSQNIAHWVRARSAFVDEDRSLSAEIQSLAKALKTTPTIP